A single window of Psychrobacter raelei DNA harbors:
- a CDS encoding 2-oxoglutarate dehydrogenase E1 component, translated as MNTMTNDALKADATELAGDNATYIESLYEQYLQDPSSVDADWQAYFKNYQSDNDALHHAIQDQFLLLARNQTANKGAAAPATSGSLDANCVDPRHMGVQKLISAYRRRGHRRAKLDPLGLQPRADVEDLTLAYHGLSEADLDTIFSTSDLNIGKSEASLREIIEIMERVYCGHIGLEYMHVTTSTEKRWFENYMETNLGYIKFDNEKKKEILERLTAAEGLEKYLARKYTGVKRFGLEGGESFIPAVHEIIQRAGGYGTKEMVIGMAHRGRLNLLVNILGKNPADLFDEFDGKVMPEKGSGDVKYHNGYSSNVMTPGGEAHLALAFNPSHLEIVSPVLEGSVRARQVRRNDKDGNLVLPLVVHGDAAIAAQGVVQETFQMSQTRAYTTGGTVHIVINNQVGFTTSRQEDARSTEYCTDIAKMVHAPILHVNGDDPEAVVFAAQMALDYRHEFHKDIVIDLFCYRRNGHNEADEPSATQPLMYSIIKKLPTTRTQYAQKLMSQGVISEGDDKTLEDEYREALDKGEYVANSLVQQPNEELYVDWSPYLGHELKDDWDTSVDIEKLKAYGRRMAEMPEGFKLQRQVQKVVEQRLAMQTGEEPLNWGAAETLAYASLVDEDFLVRITGEDVGRGTFSHRHSEIFNVENGDMYVPLAHLNDTQARFATYNSLLSEEAVLAFEYGYATTVPKALIIWEAQFGDFVNGAQVVIDQFISSGETKWQRVCGLTMLLPHGFEGQGPEHSSARLERFLQLCAEDNMQVITPTTPAQIFHALRRQAVRPIRKPLVVMSPKSLLRHKLATSELEELASGKFETVLPEIDQLDNDKVTRIVMCGGKVYYDLLEQRRELGLDHVAIVRIEQLYPLPQQRMVEEVQKYANLEEIVWCQEEPLNQGAWYYLAPHMFRIFGPQADNQPRVTKARVVDPVARPASAAPATGLPSIHVRQQRELVAGGLGVSVDQLK; from the coding sequence ATGAATACTATGACTAATGATGCCTTAAAAGCCGATGCTACAGAGCTTGCAGGGGACAACGCTACCTATATCGAGTCTCTATACGAGCAGTATTTACAAGACCCAAGTAGTGTAGATGCTGATTGGCAAGCTTATTTCAAAAACTATCAAAGCGACAATGATGCCCTGCATCATGCCATCCAAGATCAGTTCTTACTGTTAGCCCGTAATCAAACGGCTAATAAAGGCGCTGCAGCTCCTGCTACCTCAGGCAGCTTAGATGCCAACTGCGTTGATCCAAGACATATGGGCGTACAAAAGCTAATTTCAGCTTATCGCCGTCGTGGTCATCGCCGTGCCAAGCTTGATCCTTTAGGTCTACAGCCACGTGCGGATGTAGAAGACCTAACCTTAGCGTATCATGGTCTATCAGAGGCGGATCTAGACACCATCTTCTCAACCAGTGACTTAAACATTGGTAAGAGCGAGGCGAGCCTACGCGAAATCATTGAAATCATGGAGCGTGTGTACTGTGGCCACATCGGTCTTGAGTACATGCACGTGACGACCAGCACCGAGAAGCGTTGGTTTGAAAACTACATGGAAACCAACCTAGGCTACATCAAGTTTGACAACGAGAAGAAAAAAGAGATTCTTGAGCGTCTAACTGCGGCCGAAGGCCTAGAGAAATACTTAGCACGTAAATACACCGGTGTTAAGCGCTTCGGTCTTGAGGGCGGTGAAAGCTTTATTCCAGCGGTTCACGAAATTATCCAGCGTGCTGGTGGCTACGGTACCAAAGAGATGGTTATCGGTATGGCTCACCGCGGCCGCTTAAACCTATTGGTTAATATCTTGGGTAAAAACCCAGCGGATTTATTTGATGAGTTCGATGGTAAAGTCATGCCAGAAAAAGGCTCAGGTGACGTAAAATACCACAATGGTTATTCATCAAACGTGATGACACCAGGTGGTGAGGCGCACTTAGCATTGGCCTTTAACCCATCACATCTAGAAATCGTTTCTCCTGTACTTGAAGGCTCAGTACGTGCCCGTCAAGTTCGTCGCAATGACAAAGATGGTAACTTAGTATTGCCGTTGGTGGTACATGGTGACGCTGCGATTGCTGCGCAGGGTGTGGTTCAAGAAACCTTCCAGATGTCACAGACCCGTGCTTATACCACAGGCGGTACCGTTCACATTGTTATTAACAACCAAGTGGGCTTTACTACCAGCCGTCAAGAAGATGCTCGCTCTACAGAGTACTGTACTGACATCGCTAAAATGGTGCACGCACCAATCTTACACGTCAATGGTGATGATCCTGAAGCGGTCGTATTTGCGGCTCAAATGGCATTAGATTATCGTCACGAGTTCCACAAAGACATCGTGATTGACTTATTCTGCTACCGCCGTAACGGTCACAACGAAGCCGATGAGCCATCAGCCACTCAGCCACTGATGTACTCGATCATCAAAAAACTGCCAACCACGCGTACTCAGTATGCCCAAAAGCTAATGTCACAAGGTGTTATCTCTGAAGGCGACGACAAGACGCTTGAAGATGAATACCGTGAAGCATTAGATAAAGGCGAATATGTTGCTAACTCTTTAGTACAGCAGCCTAATGAAGAGCTGTATGTGGACTGGAGCCCCTACTTAGGTCATGAGCTAAAAGATGACTGGGATACCAGTGTTGATATCGAAAAACTAAAAGCCTATGGTCGCCGCATGGCAGAAATGCCTGAAGGCTTTAAGCTTCAGCGTCAAGTTCAAAAAGTAGTCGAGCAGCGCTTAGCGATGCAAACTGGTGAAGAGCCTTTAAACTGGGGTGCTGCTGAGACCTTAGCTTATGCCTCACTAGTAGACGAAGACTTCTTAGTGCGTATTACCGGTGAAGACGTGGGCCGTGGTACTTTCTCACATCGTCACTCAGAGATTTTCAACGTTGAAAATGGTGATATGTATGTGCCGCTAGCGCATTTAAATGACACCCAAGCTCGCTTTGCCACTTACAACTCATTGTTGTCAGAAGAAGCGGTATTGGCGTTCGAATACGGCTATGCAACGACAGTACCAAAAGCACTTATCATTTGGGAAGCTCAGTTTGGTGACTTCGTAAACGGTGCGCAGGTCGTGATTGACCAGTTCATCTCAAGTGGTGAAACCAAGTGGCAGCGTGTGTGTGGTCTAACCATGCTTCTACCACATGGCTTTGAAGGTCAAGGTCCTGAGCATTCATCAGCCCGTTTAGAGCGCTTCTTGCAACTGTGTGCTGAAGACAACATGCAAGTGATTACCCCAACCACACCTGCACAAATCTTCCACGCCTTACGTCGTCAAGCGGTACGCCCAATTCGTAAGCCACTAGTGGTGATGTCACCGAAGAGCTTACTGCGTCACAAACTTGCGACCTCAGAGCTTGAAGAGCTTGCTAGCGGTAAATTTGAAACCGTACTACCAGAGATCGATCAGCTAGATAACGATAAAGTAACTCGTATCGTCATGTGTGGTGGTAAGGTCTATTATGACCTGCTAGAGCAGCGTCGTGAGCTGGGCCTAGACCATGTGGCCATCGTTCGTATCGAGCAGCTGTACCCATTACCACAACAAAGAATGGTAGAAGAGGTTCAAAAATATGCCAACCTTGAAGAGATTGTATGGTGTCAAGAAGAGCCATTAAACCAAGGCGCATGGTACTATTTAGCACCGCATATGTTCCGTATCTTTGGCCCACAAGCTGACAATCAGCCTCGTGTGACCAAGGCACGTGTGGTAGACCCTGTCGCGCGTCCTGCGTCAGCAGCGCCAGCAACTGGTCTTCCTTCAATCCATGTGCGTCAGCAGCGTGAGCTGGTTGCCGGTGGTCTTGGTGTCTCAGTAGACCAACTAAAATAA
- the odhB gene encoding 2-oxoglutarate dehydrogenase complex dihydrolipoyllysine-residue succinyltransferase, which yields MAEIKAPVFPESVADGTIVEWHVSEGEQVNRDDILAEIETDKVVLEVVAPDDGVVTKIVKQVDDTVLSDELIAEFEAGATGSAAGASEDKAEESSDTATEEKPAAKPAASADSADDHKDQSPAVRKAAKESGVDPKNVEGTGRGGRVTKQDMASPTLKADSSIKSDSGRPVAESVGERTEKRVPMTRLRKTVANRLLAASQETAMLTTFNEVNMKPLMDLRAKYKDQFEKRHGTRLGFMSMFVKAATEALKRFPAVNASIDGDDIVYHGYYDVGVAVSSDRGLVVPVLRDTDRMSMADIEGGIRDFAGKARDGKLSLQEMTGGTFTITNGGVFGSLMSTPILNPPQTAILGMHAINERPMAVNGQVEILPMMYLALSYDHRMIDGKDAVQFLVTIKQLVEDPAMLLLDL from the coding sequence ATGGCAGAAATTAAAGCGCCCGTATTCCCAGAGTCAGTTGCTGACGGTACCATCGTAGAATGGCACGTAAGCGAAGGCGAACAAGTTAACCGTGATGACATTTTAGCTGAAATCGAAACAGATAAAGTGGTCTTAGAAGTGGTTGCTCCAGATGACGGTGTGGTAACTAAAATTGTTAAGCAAGTAGACGACACTGTGTTGTCTGACGAGCTAATCGCTGAATTTGAAGCTGGTGCAACAGGCAGCGCTGCTGGTGCCTCTGAAGACAAAGCAGAAGAAAGCAGTGACACGGCTACTGAAGAAAAACCAGCAGCTAAGCCTGCCGCAAGTGCTGACAGCGCCGACGATCATAAAGATCAAAGCCCAGCGGTTCGTAAAGCAGCCAAAGAGTCTGGTGTAGATCCTAAAAATGTAGAAGGCACAGGCCGTGGCGGTCGTGTGACTAAGCAAGATATGGCCAGCCCAACACTGAAAGCGGATAGCTCTATCAAGTCTGACAGTGGCCGTCCTGTCGCAGAATCAGTAGGTGAGCGCACTGAAAAACGCGTGCCTATGACTCGTCTACGTAAGACTGTGGCCAACCGTTTGTTAGCTGCTTCTCAAGAAACTGCGATGTTGACCACGTTCAACGAAGTGAACATGAAGCCTCTAATGGATCTACGTGCTAAGTACAAAGATCAGTTTGAAAAACGTCACGGCACTCGTCTAGGCTTTATGTCTATGTTCGTTAAAGCTGCTACTGAAGCACTAAAACGCTTCCCAGCTGTTAACGCGTCAATCGACGGTGATGACATTGTTTATCACGGTTACTATGACGTTGGTGTTGCGGTATCTTCAGACCGTGGTCTGGTGGTGCCTGTACTACGTGATACAGATCGTATGAGCATGGCAGACATCGAAGGCGGCATCCGCGACTTCGCTGGTAAAGCCCGTGATGGTAAATTATCACTACAAGAGATGACAGGTGGTACCTTCACGATCACTAACGGTGGTGTATTTGGTTCATTAATGTCAACGCCTATCTTGAACCCACCCCAAACTGCCATCTTAGGTATGCACGCGATCAATGAGCGCCCAATGGCAGTTAATGGTCAAGTTGAGATCCTACCTATGATGTATCTAGCGTTATCATACGATCACCGTATGATTGATGGTAAAGATGCGGTACAGTTCTTAGTCACCATCAAGCAGTTGGTTGAAGACCCAGCAATGCTACTACTTGACCTATAA
- the lpdA gene encoding dihydrolipoyl dehydrogenase produces the protein MKDNYDLVVIGGGPGGYEAAIRAGQLGMSVACIEKRVYKGEPALGGTCLNVGCIPSKALLDSSHRYEATKHELAEHGITTSDVEIDVAKMIERKEGIVKQLTGGVAMLLKGNGVDWLQGWGTLVDGKGSDKKVKFTALADESETVITAKNVILAAGSVPIDIPVAPVNNEEGIIVDSTGALDFTETPKRLGVIGAGVIGLELGSVWRRLGAEVVVYEALPEFLAAADKDIAKEAGKLLKKQGLDIRVDTKVTGTEIKDGQVVVTSEKGGESAEETFDKLIVCVGRRAYSEKLLGEDSGITLTDRGLVEVDDQCKTNLDGVYAIGDLVRGPMLAHKAMEEGMMAVERIHGEKAQVNYDTIINVIYTHPEIAWVGLTEQQAVEQGYEVKTGSFNLAANGRALAQSEAQGSIKVVADAKTDRLLGMHAICAGAGDIVHQGMIAMEFVSSIEDLQLMTFAHPTISEAVHEAALSADGRAIHAIQRKKRK, from the coding sequence ATGAAAGACAATTATGATTTAGTAGTTATTGGCGGTGGTCCAGGTGGTTATGAAGCCGCTATTCGTGCCGGTCAATTGGGTATGAGCGTAGCCTGTATCGAAAAACGCGTTTATAAAGGTGAGCCTGCATTGGGCGGTACTTGCTTAAACGTCGGTTGTATCCCATCAAAAGCTTTACTAGACTCTTCACACCGTTATGAAGCCACCAAACACGAGCTTGCAGAGCATGGTATCACTACCAGCGATGTTGAGATTGACGTGGCCAAAATGATCGAGCGTAAAGAAGGCATCGTTAAGCAGTTAACCGGCGGTGTTGCCATGCTACTTAAAGGCAACGGCGTAGACTGGCTACAAGGCTGGGGTACGCTAGTTGACGGTAAAGGCAGCGACAAAAAAGTTAAATTTACGGCGCTAGCAGATGAGTCTGAGACTGTTATCACCGCTAAAAACGTTATTTTAGCAGCCGGTTCTGTGCCTATTGATATCCCTGTTGCGCCAGTCAACAACGAAGAAGGCATTATCGTTGACTCAACAGGTGCGCTAGATTTCACCGAAACACCTAAGCGTCTAGGCGTGATTGGTGCTGGTGTTATCGGTCTTGAGCTAGGCTCTGTATGGCGTCGTCTTGGCGCTGAAGTGGTGGTATATGAAGCGCTACCTGAATTCTTAGCAGCAGCTGACAAAGACATTGCTAAAGAAGCGGGCAAATTGCTTAAAAAACAAGGCCTAGATATCCGCGTTGATACCAAAGTAACCGGCACTGAAATAAAAGATGGTCAAGTGGTTGTGACCAGCGAGAAAGGCGGTGAGTCTGCTGAGGAAACCTTCGACAAGCTAATCGTTTGTGTGGGTCGCCGTGCTTACTCTGAAAAATTACTGGGTGAAGATTCAGGCATCACGCTAACTGACCGCGGTTTGGTTGAAGTTGATGATCAGTGCAAAACCAACCTAGATGGCGTATATGCTATCGGTGACTTGGTACGTGGCCCAATGCTTGCGCATAAAGCGATGGAAGAGGGCATGATGGCCGTTGAACGTATCCATGGCGAAAAAGCACAAGTGAACTATGATACTATTATCAACGTTATCTATACCCATCCAGAAATCGCTTGGGTAGGCTTAACTGAGCAGCAAGCGGTAGAGCAAGGTTATGAAGTAAAAACTGGCTCATTTAACCTAGCGGCTAACGGTCGTGCTTTAGCACAAAGCGAAGCTCAAGGTAGCATTAAAGTAGTGGCTGACGCTAAGACTGACCGCTTATTGGGTATGCATGCTATTTGTGCTGGTGCCGGCGATATCGTTCACCAAGGTATGATTGCGATGGAATTTGTTTCAAGCATTGAAGACCTACAGTTAATGACCTTCGCTCACCCAACCATCAGTGAAGCGGTACACGAAGCTGCTTTATCTGCTGATGGCCGTGCTATCCATGCGATTCAGCGTAAAAAACGTAAATAA
- the sucC gene encoding ADP-forming succinate--CoA ligase subunit beta, whose protein sequence is MNLHEYQAKLLLESYGLPIQKGIIAYNGEEAAEAFDKTPTDVAVIKAQVHAGGRGKAGGVKLVKTREEAKEVAESLIGTNLVTYQTDAEGQPVNFVLVAEDMYPVKTELYLGAVVDRATRRVTFMASTEGGVEIEKVAEETPEKIFSITVDPLVGLLPFQAREVGFKLGLEGKQINQFVKLMTGAYKAFVENDFDMIEINPLAVRENGELACVDGKIGVDSNALFRQPKIAALHDPSQENERELKAAEFDLNYVALEGNIGCMVNGAGLAMATMDIIKLYGGKPANFLDVGGGATKDRVVEAFKIILEDSSVQGVLINIFGGIVRCDMIAEAIIAAVKEVNVTVPVVVRLEGNNAELGAKLLDESDVEIISAQGLSDAAQKIVDAVKAA, encoded by the coding sequence ATGAATTTACATGAGTATCAAGCAAAACTATTGCTAGAGAGCTATGGACTACCTATCCAAAAAGGCATCATTGCTTATAACGGTGAAGAAGCGGCTGAAGCCTTTGATAAAACCCCAACTGACGTAGCTGTAATTAAAGCACAGGTTCATGCTGGTGGCCGTGGTAAAGCAGGCGGTGTTAAGCTTGTTAAAACTCGTGAAGAAGCCAAAGAAGTTGCTGAAAGCTTAATCGGTACTAACCTAGTGACTTACCAAACTGATGCAGAAGGCCAGCCTGTAAACTTCGTATTAGTTGCCGAAGACATGTACCCAGTAAAAACTGAGTTATATCTTGGTGCCGTTGTTGACCGCGCTACTCGCCGCGTAACCTTCATGGCCTCAACTGAAGGTGGTGTTGAGATTGAAAAAGTAGCTGAAGAGACTCCTGAGAAAATCTTTAGCATTACCGTTGATCCTTTAGTCGGTCTATTGCCTTTCCAAGCGCGTGAAGTAGGTTTCAAATTGGGCCTAGAAGGCAAACAAATCAATCAATTCGTTAAACTAATGACTGGCGCTTACAAAGCGTTCGTTGAAAACGACTTTGATATGATTGAAATCAACCCACTGGCCGTTCGTGAAAATGGTGAATTGGCTTGTGTTGACGGCAAAATCGGCGTGGATTCAAACGCTTTATTCCGCCAGCCAAAAATCGCAGCACTTCATGACCCATCACAAGAGAACGAGCGTGAGCTTAAAGCTGCTGAATTTGACCTAAACTATGTGGCTCTAGAAGGTAACATTGGTTGTATGGTTAACGGTGCCGGTCTTGCTATGGCGACTATGGACATCATCAAGCTATACGGCGGCAAGCCAGCTAACTTCCTAGACGTTGGCGGCGGCGCAACCAAAGATCGCGTTGTTGAAGCTTTCAAAATCATCTTAGAAGATTCAAGCGTACAAGGCGTTCTAATCAACATCTTCGGTGGTATCGTACGTTGTGACATGATTGCTGAAGCCATTATCGCGGCAGTTAAAGAAGTTAACGTTACTGTACCTGTTGTGGTTCGCTTAGAAGGTAACAATGCTGAATTGGGCGCTAAGCTATTAGATGAGTCTGACGTTGAAATCATTTCAGCTCAAGGCCTATCTGATGCTGCACAAAAAATTGTTGATGCTGTAAAAGCGGCATAA
- the sucD gene encoding succinate--CoA ligase subunit alpha, which yields MSVLIDKDTKVLVQGFTGKNGTFHSEQAIEYGTKVVGGVTPGKGGQTHLGLPVFNTMAEAMEATQADASVIYVPAPFVLDSIIEAVDAGVKLIVVITEGVPTLDMLKAKRYIEEAGDVKMVGPNCPGVITPGQCKIGIMPGHIHLPGKVGIISRSGTLTYEAVAQTTKLGFGQSTCIGIGGDPIPGMNQIDCLKMFQEDPQTEAIVLIGEIGGTAEEEAAAYIKEHVTKPVIGYIAGVTAPKGKRMGHAGAIISGGKGTAEEKFKAFEDAGIAYTRDPSKIGETVKQVTGW from the coding sequence ATGAGTGTATTAATTGATAAAGACACCAAAGTATTGGTGCAAGGTTTTACTGGTAAAAACGGTACTTTCCATTCAGAACAAGCCATCGAATACGGCACCAAAGTAGTTGGCGGTGTTACCCCAGGTAAAGGCGGTCAAACTCACCTAGGTCTGCCTGTATTTAACACCATGGCAGAAGCGATGGAAGCAACTCAAGCTGACGCGTCAGTTATCTATGTACCAGCACCTTTCGTACTAGATTCAATCATCGAAGCGGTAGACGCAGGCGTTAAGCTAATCGTTGTTATCACTGAAGGCGTACCTACTTTAGATATGCTAAAAGCCAAGCGCTACATCGAAGAAGCTGGCGATGTGAAAATGGTTGGTCCAAACTGCCCAGGTGTTATCACCCCAGGTCAGTGCAAAATCGGTATCATGCCAGGCCACATCCATCTGCCAGGTAAAGTAGGTATCATCTCACGTTCTGGTACCTTGACTTATGAAGCTGTGGCTCAGACCACTAAGCTTGGCTTCGGTCAGTCAACTTGTATCGGTATCGGTGGTGACCCAATCCCAGGTATGAACCAAATCGATTGCTTGAAGATGTTCCAAGAAGATCCTCAAACTGAAGCCATCGTACTTATCGGTGAAATCGGTGGTACTGCTGAAGAAGAAGCCGCCGCTTACATCAAAGAGCACGTCACTAAGCCAGTTATCGGTTACATCGCTGGTGTGACTGCCCCTAAAGGCAAGCGTATGGGCCATGCTGGCGCTATCATCTCTGGTGGTAAAGGTACTGCAGAAGAAAAATTCAAAGCATTCGAAGATGCGGGCATCGCGTACACTCGTGACCCCTCTAAGATTGGTGAGACGGTTAAACAAGTTACTGGTTGGTAA
- a CDS encoding UTP--glucose-1-phosphate uridylyltransferase, translating into MLMTTHVTHAVIPVAGFGTRMLPLSKSVPKELLPLGNRPAIHYVVEEAIAAGIKHIVLVGHAQKSAIENYFDVNAELDNQLRAKGKDELADSLNWLPEDVSVSVIRQGKPLGLGHAVLKARPIVGDNPFAVLLPDVVLNPFTTKMDKDNLAYMIQAFAQTHHSQILVSHVADEDVQKYGIAKLKDADQLSQLTGDKNANFAVAGFVEKPQLADAPSNLAVVGRYVFNATIFDYLANTQPSVGGEIQLTDAIDALISTQGVDVTTMLGDSFDAGDMTSYMQAFIYFAQQQLQA; encoded by the coding sequence ATGCTTATGACCACTCACGTTACTCATGCCGTTATCCCTGTTGCCGGCTTCGGTACCCGTATGTTGCCTTTATCAAAGTCTGTGCCCAAAGAGCTGCTACCACTCGGCAATCGTCCAGCCATTCATTATGTGGTAGAAGAGGCGATAGCGGCAGGGATTAAACACATCGTCTTAGTGGGCCATGCTCAAAAAAGCGCCATTGAGAACTACTTCGATGTCAATGCTGAGCTTGATAATCAATTGCGCGCTAAGGGAAAAGATGAGCTGGCCGATAGCCTAAACTGGCTGCCTGAGGATGTCTCAGTGTCTGTGATTCGTCAAGGTAAGCCCTTAGGTCTGGGTCATGCGGTTTTAAAGGCGCGTCCTATTGTCGGTGACAATCCTTTTGCGGTGCTGCTACCTGATGTGGTGCTAAACCCATTTACTACCAAGATGGATAAAGACAATCTGGCCTATATGATACAAGCCTTTGCGCAAACCCATCACTCACAAATCCTAGTTAGCCATGTTGCTGATGAGGATGTACAAAAATATGGCATTGCTAAGCTAAAAGATGCTGATCAATTGTCGCAGCTAACAGGAGACAAAAACGCCAATTTTGCAGTGGCAGGTTTTGTCGAAAAGCCGCAGTTAGCAGATGCCCCCTCTAATCTGGCGGTAGTGGGACGCTATGTATTTAACGCCACTATCTTTGACTACTTGGCCAATACTCAGCCCTCTGTGGGCGGTGAGATTCAGCTAACGGACGCCATTGATGCGCTTATTAGTACTCAAGGTGTTGATGTCACGACCATGCTCGGTGATAGCTTTGATGCCGGTGATATGACCAGCTATATGCAGGCCTTTATTTACTTTGCTCAGCAGCAGCTACAAGCCTAA
- the pgi gene encoding glucose-6-phosphate isomerase: MDKTLPNQLPQWQRLQQLAQQPWSINELFAKDAHRSTNFSLSAQGMFFDYSKQCLDESVKAELFELAKACRLPQKLAALYQGDKVNTSEKRAALHTALRLPKSARLTVDGVDVVAEVHDSLAKAEDLVDRIRSGLWRGYSGKAITDVVNIGVGGSDLGPVMANTALDEWADSNIRVHFVSNMDGTQLGSLLDKLNPETTLFIISSKSFGTVDTLSNAQTARAWLLTTGASPATLLRRHFIGISANTERVSAWGIAKEHQLKLWDWVGGRFSMWSAIGLAVAIRIGMPRFYEMLAGAHAMDEHFKHADFEHNLPVLLGLIGVWNSSFLGINAHTVLPYDGRLKYFPSYLTQLEMESNGKSVTHGGQPVPYATCPILWGEIGSNAQHAFYQLLHQGTQKVSCDFIACVNYYQSREADELKKQHALSLANCLAQSRVLAFGNDALAPKPDQVATELDKFKRYRGNQPSTTLLLDELTPASFGALIALYEHKVFVMASIWDINPFDQWGVEMGKQVANEVFAHIRLDTSVASDAAADDAHKQAQLAAEAFDGSTQALLQHINQQLDS; the protein is encoded by the coding sequence ATGGATAAAACCTTGCCCAATCAGCTGCCCCAATGGCAAAGGCTTCAGCAATTAGCGCAGCAGCCTTGGTCAATCAATGAGTTATTTGCCAAAGACGCCCATAGAAGCACCAACTTTAGCCTCAGTGCTCAAGGCATGTTTTTTGATTACTCCAAGCAGTGCTTAGATGAATCGGTGAAAGCAGAGCTGTTTGAGTTGGCCAAAGCATGCCGATTGCCACAAAAGCTGGCTGCCTTGTACCAAGGCGATAAGGTCAATACCAGTGAAAAACGTGCAGCCCTGCACACCGCATTGCGTCTGCCTAAGTCGGCTCGTCTAACCGTAGATGGGGTGGATGTGGTGGCTGAGGTACATGACAGCTTGGCCAAAGCAGAAGACTTGGTTGATCGCATTCGTAGCGGTCTGTGGCGTGGCTATTCAGGCAAAGCCATCACTGATGTGGTCAATATTGGGGTAGGCGGCTCAGACTTGGGTCCGGTGATGGCCAATACCGCGCTTGATGAATGGGCAGACAGTAATATTCGAGTGCACTTTGTGTCTAACATGGATGGCACGCAATTGGGCAGCCTGCTCGATAAGCTAAATCCAGAGACCACCCTGTTTATCATCTCATCTAAGTCTTTTGGTACCGTCGATACCTTATCGAATGCGCAGACAGCCCGAGCTTGGCTATTGACCACCGGCGCCAGTCCAGCCACTTTGTTGCGCCGTCATTTTATTGGGATATCAGCCAATACGGAGCGAGTAAGTGCGTGGGGGATTGCCAAAGAGCATCAATTAAAGCTTTGGGACTGGGTAGGTGGCCGCTTCTCTATGTGGTCAGCCATTGGTCTGGCTGTGGCCATCCGCATTGGGATGCCGCGATTTTATGAAATGCTGGCGGGTGCTCACGCTATGGATGAGCACTTCAAGCACGCGGACTTTGAGCATAATTTACCCGTCTTGCTGGGGCTTATCGGCGTATGGAACAGCAGCTTTTTGGGGATTAATGCCCATACCGTATTGCCGTATGATGGCCGTTTAAAATATTTTCCAAGTTACCTAACCCAGCTTGAGATGGAAAGTAACGGTAAGTCGGTCACGCATGGCGGCCAGCCTGTGCCTTACGCCACCTGTCCTATCTTGTGGGGTGAGATTGGCTCGAATGCTCAGCATGCTTTTTATCAGCTATTGCACCAAGGTACTCAAAAGGTGTCTTGTGACTTTATTGCCTGTGTTAATTACTATCAAAGTCGTGAAGCTGACGAGCTCAAAAAGCAGCATGCGTTATCTTTGGCCAACTGTTTGGCACAAAGCCGAGTACTGGCCTTTGGTAACGATGCTTTAGCGCCTAAGCCTGATCAGGTGGCCACTGAGCTTGATAAATTTAAGCGTTACCGTGGCAATCAGCCCTCGACGACGTTGCTACTTGATGAGTTGACGCCAGCCAGCTTTGGCGCCTTAATCGCGCTGTATGAGCACAAAGTATTTGTCATGGCCAGTATTTGGGACATCAACCCCTTTGATCAGTGGGGAGTGGAGATGGGCAAACAGGTGGCCAATGAGGTGTTTGCTCATATTCGATTGGATACATCTGTGGCCTCTGACGCAGCAGCAGATGACGCTCATAAACAGGCTCAGCTTGCTGCAGAAGCCTTTGATGGCTCGACTCAAGCATTGCTGCAGCACATTAATCAGCAATTAGACAGCTAA